The DNA segment TCTACTTATAATCACTCCCTGGGAACATCTCAAACTAAAGACATTTGAAAAAATGTTCATATAGCACATGTTCTGTGAAAACACATAGACGTTCCAAATAAACAAAATGGTTAAATGGAACACATTTGTGACAAAATGAGAAACCATTAATAACCCCCCGTTGTAAAATCAGCTAGACCAACTCTCACCGAAACACAAATATAACGTCAATAATCCCGCAAAAGTCTTATAGCATAAATAGTAATTTAGACACAAAACAAAAGAGGTTCACTCAAGATTAATAACACAACTACTAATTTACTAGTCTTCTTCCATTGGAACTTGTGGCATGTCAAACCAGTCTTCTTTGATCGTTGAAGCTGAATGTGAATTATCCTCCATCTCTCCACGGTTTCTGCTACTAATAAGCTCTCTCACAATTTCAGGAGTAATCTGCATTAATGGTAAACACggcttaaataaaaataaaaaagagaggaaCGTATTTTGATTAGACAAGGGAAAGTGGTCATACTAGCTCGTGATTTTGCTTCTCAAGTAGACTTGTGAGACTCTTTTTATCCTCCTTTCTTAGTTCATGCTTGTACCTGCAAAAGAAGAGGTTGACACTTGACATGACTTACAGTGAGActctttttatcttcttcttcttgttattCCTTACCGTTGTACAAAGGCGAGAAGAGTTTGGTGCCAAATGACCGGCATAACTTTAGTCTCCTTACGAAATCTCAAGAAGTGAGCAGCGACCGCATCAATGGCCAGATGAGCCAGCGCATATTTCTTCTCCAGGATAGCTTTCATGAAGTAACTATACACCcacaaacaaaaacacaatgTAACCGAAGAAGGGCACAAGATATAACATATGTACGTGTAAGGTATAGGCTGGCATTTACCTTGTTGTGCCAAGAAACTCCATCTCCGCCAAACAAACCAAGGCGGCACTGCAGTTCATGTGCatgaataattttgtttttatgtgctcAATAATTTGGCAAATATAAAGGTAAATCCTTGTTACCTTGAAAACTTTTCAGGAATAGAAAACTTGTGTATTATACTCCCTATAATTACAGCTTCGGGGATGGTGCATGTTCCagactaacaaaaaaaatatgcaagTTAATATTAGAGAAAAGTcaggacaaaagaaaagaaaagaaaaaaacacaccTTACAGAGGGGAAGTATGATCCCACAGTAGAATCCTTTGGGCTTGAAGAGTGACTTTTTCAAAGATTGGTAGAGACAAAAATGTAGCCTTTTGTGGATTCTGATATCCTCTCTGACCCtaggaagaagaaaaagttcATAGAAGCGTTCAGCTTTGGTGCTGGAGGCAAACATGTTTGTAGCCTTGTACATTGCATTTGGGGACCAACTCTCTGGTTGAGTCAACTTCAATAAACTTTCCCAGTTTTCCAGTCTAGTAAGATGGTTCAGAGCTTTCGGCATTTTGCCGTGTGTGTATAGACTCATAAACTCTCCCAGCCTGCAAGCAATAGTTTATCAGAGACAAAACCAGTTTATTGAAGTTGTGGAAGTAATTCTTCAAGGAGAAGGGTAAAAAAGAGAGGCCTT comes from the Brassica napus cultivar Da-Ae chromosome A7, Da-Ae, whole genome shotgun sequence genome and includes:
- the LOC106450595 gene encoding bystin, giving the protein MGTKRNFKAISVAAASSAMNGCKSRKLTEKILKEAYAQQKEVEDEENAPMSAFSFKQPLYELEDVIDDDVDEIQSQLDYHEDMEKEEKLLLDAFFNKDGASIAKRLSDAITCSLEDKQHVAATGSACVSETDYYPKLGEFMSLYTHGKMPKALNHLTRLENWESLLKLTQPESWSPNAMYKATNMFASSTKAERFYELFLLPRVREDIRIHKRLHFCLYQSLKKSLFKPKGFYCGIILPLCKSGTCTIPEAVIIGSIIHKFSIPEKFSSAALVCLAEMEFLGTTSYFMKAILEKKYALAHLAIDAVAAHFLRFRKETKVMPVIWHQTLLAFVQRYKHELRKEDKKSLTSLLEKQNHELITPEIVRELISSRNRGEMEDNSHSASTIKEDWFDMPQVPMEED